A single region of the Thermotoga profunda AZM34c06 genome encodes:
- a CDS encoding TIGR00269 family protein, with protein MKCKKCSDVAIIHLRQHNASYCSKHFVDYFERRVENTINEYSMFGKNSRVLVAVSGGKDSMTLWYVLTKLGYKADGLIIDVGTTNIQLDSLSEFAKKMGSQLKFVDIKEFFEGLTVPQIARLLKRPTCSICGSVRRYLMNKIALENGYDVLVTGHNLDDEVSFLLGNLLSWNTGYLQRQAPFMPKTHQKLVAKAKPLVWLTEKEIYTYALLNNIPFQDEKCPFSKDASSLRYKSVLNNLEVSQPGTKLRFYKQFQRSQLFKNDNVELKECCLCGYPTTSEKCSFCRMRERVKDALGKQKD; from the coding sequence ATGAAATGTAAAAAATGTTCTGACGTTGCAATAATACATCTTCGACAGCACAATGCATCCTACTGCAGCAAACATTTTGTTGATTATTTTGAAAGACGTGTTGAGAATACGATAAATGAATACTCGATGTTTGGGAAAAATAGCAGGGTACTCGTAGCAGTTTCGGGCGGTAAGGACAGCATGACCTTGTGGTATGTTTTGACCAAACTCGGATACAAAGCCGATGGTTTGATCATCGATGTTGGTACCACGAATATTCAATTGGATTCGCTCTCAGAATTTGCAAAGAAAATGGGTTCGCAATTGAAGTTTGTGGACATAAAGGAATTTTTTGAAGGCCTAACTGTGCCTCAAATTGCACGCTTACTCAAAAGACCAACTTGCTCAATCTGTGGAAGTGTCAGAAGGTATTTAATGAACAAGATAGCACTTGAGAATGGATATGATGTTTTAGTGACAGGTCACAATCTTGATGATGAGGTATCTTTTTTGTTGGGGAATCTTTTGAGCTGGAATACAGGATATCTACAAAGACAGGCTCCTTTCATGCCAAAAACTCATCAAAAGCTTGTGGCGAAAGCAAAACCATTGGTTTGGCTGACAGAAAAGGAGATATACACATATGCTCTTTTGAACAACATACCCTTCCAGGATGAGAAATGCCCCTTCTCTAAGGATGCAAGTTCCTTGAGATACAAAAGTGTTCTCAATAATCTTGAAGTCAGTCAACCCGGGACAAAACTCAGGTTCTATAAACAATTTCAAAGATCACAGTTATTCAAAAATGATAACGTTGAACTCAAAGAATGCTGTTTATGTGGTTATCCAACAACTTCGGAGAAGTGTAGTTTTTGCAGGATGAGAGAGAGGGTAAAGGATGCCTTGGGAAAACAGAAGGATTGA
- a CDS encoding cytochrome b5-like heme/steroid binding domain-containing protein, with protein MNKIALIALVLPALLVIAQVDLRTFDVTKFNGNITLVSLQRFLQTDEYVSIEGNVFRINANKKFLTKSEIKPELLTEDRFVGILALTIDDLIAYDGKKQPALVAVRGVVYDVSNSARWKSGVHQNRHNAGAELTYDILKLSPHGAKLLERVTPFAILVFTPDQLAKFDGKNKNKAYVSAFGVVYDMTQSKTLKDGSHYGYPAGSELTFEIRQQPGHEAMLSRIYPIGLLVFDEKDLAKFDGKSIRATSRIETYKAFIMVGNIVYDVTNINWQKSLGVDSDALAGKDYTSQFECELEGSCSHDHVSTDVLKEFVKVGFSIL; from the coding sequence ATGAATAAGATTGCGCTTATCGCCCTTGTTCTTCCTGCTTTGTTGGTTATTGCTCAGGTAGATCTACGTACTTTTGATGTGACAAAATTCAATGGCAATATAACACTTGTAAGCCTTCAGAGATTTCTCCAAACCGATGAGTATGTTTCGATTGAAGGCAATGTATTTAGGATCAATGCAAACAAGAAATTTTTGACAAAATCTGAAATCAAACCAGAACTTTTAACTGAGGACAGATTTGTGGGTATTTTGGCACTGACAATTGATGATCTAATCGCCTATGATGGTAAAAAACAACCCGCTTTGGTTGCAGTAAGGGGTGTAGTCTATGATGTTTCTAACTCTGCACGCTGGAAAAGTGGCGTTCATCAGAATAGACACAATGCGGGTGCAGAATTGACTTACGATATTCTTAAATTGTCGCCTCATGGTGCGAAGTTACTCGAACGAGTTACACCGTTTGCGATTCTTGTATTCACTCCTGATCAATTAGCGAAATTCGATGGGAAGAACAAAAACAAGGCTTATGTCTCTGCCTTTGGTGTTGTTTATGATATGACTCAGTCAAAAACCTTGAAGGATGGTTCACATTATGGCTATCCTGCTGGCAGTGAACTTACTTTTGAAATAAGACAACAACCAGGTCATGAAGCCATGCTGTCGAGAATTTATCCAATAGGTCTTTTGGTTTTTGATGAGAAAGATCTTGCTAAATTCGATGGAAAATCAATTCGTGCAACGAGTAGGATTGAAACGTACAAAGCCTTCATCATGGTCGGGAATATCGTTTATGATGTTACAAATATTAATTGGCAAAAAAGCTTGGGAGTAGATTCAGATGCACTGGCAGGAAAAGATTACACTTCTCAATTTGAATGTGAATTAGAAGGATCTTGCTCACATGATCATGTCAGTACTGATGTGCTCAAAGAATTTGTTAAAGTGGGTTTTAGTATCCTATGA
- a CDS encoding DNA methyltransferase yields the protein MNNSDFSHNRNINRSTIIIGDSRKMIEVGTESIDFIVTSPPYWHIKDYGIPGQIGYGQSLHEYLIDLYRVWKECYRVLKPGRRLCINIGDQFARSVVYGRYKVIPLHAEVIAQCEDIGFDYMGAVIWQKKTTMNTTGGANIMGSYPYPPNGMVEIDYEFILIFKKPGEYSKPSKEIKEESKLSEEEWKEYFYGHWYFGGVKQIDHEAMFPEELPKRLIKMYTFVGDTVLDPFLGSGTTAKAALDLERNSIGYEINENFLDFILRKINVNDDLFKRKTVEVIKRENQVTVDSVYYIPRIKDSKPQIDPAKFKFAGDRLYRVTEILGENTIKLDTGLVVMFLGVKVTKKEETIRYLKEYVLRKEVFLKFDNNGIRSEKTIEAYVYLKNRIFINAYLIRSGLAIADSSKEYKYKMTFEKLQVSAQTLREG from the coding sequence ATGAATAATTCAGATTTTTCACACAACAGGAATATAAATAGATCAACAATAATCATAGGCGATAGCAGAAAAATGATAGAAGTCGGCACAGAAAGCATAGATTTTATTGTAACATCACCTCCGTATTGGCACATCAAGGACTACGGAATTCCAGGTCAGATAGGATATGGACAGTCTTTGCACGAATATCTGATAGATTTATACAGAGTATGGAAAGAATGTTACAGGGTTCTTAAACCCGGGAGAAGACTGTGTATTAACATTGGCGACCAATTTGCACGCTCCGTAGTTTATGGAAGGTACAAGGTAATCCCGCTGCATGCAGAGGTTATAGCTCAGTGTGAAGATATTGGTTTCGATTATATGGGGGCAGTAATATGGCAGAAAAAAACGACTATGAATACAACTGGTGGGGCAAATATTATGGGCTCATATCCTTATCCACCAAACGGAATGGTTGAAATAGATTACGAGTTCATATTAATCTTTAAGAAACCCGGGGAATACTCTAAACCTTCTAAAGAGATAAAGGAAGAATCCAAGCTATCAGAAGAAGAATGGAAAGAGTATTTTTACGGACATTGGTATTTTGGTGGGGTAAAGCAGATAGACCACGAAGCTATGTTTCCTGAAGAATTGCCTAAGAGATTAATTAAAATGTACACATTTGTAGGTGATACTGTCCTTGATCCATTTTTGGGAAGCGGAACAACTGCGAAGGCCGCTTTAGATTTAGAAAGAAATTCAATTGGCTATGAAATAAATGAGAACTTCTTGGATTTTATACTGAGAAAAATCAATGTCAATGATGATTTGTTCAAAAGAAAGACGGTGGAAGTAATTAAAAGGGAAAATCAAGTTACAGTTGATAGTGTGTACTATATACCAAGAATAAAAGACAGCAAACCACAAATCGATCCAGCCAAATTTAAATTTGCTGGCGATAGGTTATACAGGGTTACAGAGATCCTTGGAGAAAACACTATAAAGTTAGATACAGGCTTGGTTGTGATGTTTTTAGGTGTTAAGGTAACGAAAAAGGAAGAGACAATTAGGTATTTAAAAGAGTATGTTTTGAGAAAGGAAGTGTTTCTCAAATTTGACAACAACGGAATTAGAAGCGAGAAAACTATCGAAGCTTACGTTTATCTAAAAAATAGGATCTTTATAAACGCTTACCTCATTCGATCTGGTCTGGCAATTGCAGACTCTTCAAAGGAATACAAATACAAGATGACTTTTGAAAAATTACAGGTAAGTGCACAAACTTTGAGAGAAGGATAG
- a CDS encoding MjaI family restriction endonuclease: MAREWILNMATNRWGLNKKDSVGPLSEWIRTCNPKNTEDWEKFYFGKLSEFLQNKGIKLTPEQYLQDLGKKLFVKISEVIQSEIDEVTEEDCIEYIRNLVIERTFMGYQTEIKTIYGKLQKVLEVKIEPAPDEWDRLYNVDFFINVNKKYIGIQVKPITYNQTPELYRWKEWLAESHRKFEERFGGKVFVVFSCSVENGKKEIYNKEIIEEIKNEINRLKKNIRISKE, from the coding sequence ATGGCAAGAGAATGGATACTGAATATGGCAACCAACAGATGGGGGTTAAACAAAAAAGACTCCGTTGGACCATTATCTGAGTGGATACGAACCTGTAATCCAAAAAATACTGAGGATTGGGAGAAATTCTACTTTGGAAAACTTTCGGAATTCCTTCAAAACAAGGGAATCAAATTAACTCCTGAACAATACCTTCAAGATCTTGGAAAAAAGCTTTTTGTGAAAATATCAGAGGTAATTCAATCAGAAATCGATGAAGTAACCGAAGAAGATTGCATTGAATATATTCGGAATCTTGTTATAGAAAGAACATTTATGGGTTACCAAACTGAGATCAAAACTATATACGGGAAGCTACAAAAAGTATTGGAAGTCAAAATAGAGCCAGCTCCCGATGAATGGGACAGACTTTACAACGTTGATTTTTTTATCAATGTTAACAAAAAATACATAGGAATTCAGGTGAAACCAATAACTTATAACCAAACTCCTGAATTATATAGATGGAAAGAATGGTTGGCAGAAAGTCACAGAAAGTTCGAAGAAAGATTTGGAGGAAAAGTATTTGTTGTTTTTTCATGCAGCGTGGAGAATGGCAAGAAAGAAATCTACAATAAAGAGATTATTGAAGAAATAAAAAACGAAATCAACAGGTTGAAGAAAAATATTAGAATTTCGAAGGAATAA
- a CDS encoding glycoside hydrolase family 3 N-terminal domain-containing protein translates to MKNFERLFFCGVSNLEEYQYLVNKDVGGILLYPKIFEDQSEFFEMIYKIKGRNILLSTDHEGGQIEVIPFVPPSPGNLLFGRVEPSYVQNYCAMAGKFMKDLGMNMVFAPVLDLLFSKTNPVIGYRSYGNDPEIVAQMGKAAIHGYKIAGLYSCAKHFPGHGRSCQDSHEDLSVIDVLCLFQKT, encoded by the coding sequence ATGAAAAATTTTGAAAGATTATTCTTTTGTGGTGTATCAAACCTTGAAGAGTACCAGTATTTAGTCAACAAAGATGTTGGTGGCATACTTTTGTATCCAAAGATCTTCGAAGATCAATCTGAGTTTTTTGAGATGATCTATAAGATTAAAGGACGAAATATTCTGCTATCGACAGACCACGAAGGTGGGCAAATCGAAGTAATTCCATTTGTTCCACCATCTCCCGGCAATCTTTTGTTTGGTAGAGTTGAGCCATCTTATGTGCAGAATTATTGTGCCATGGCTGGAAAATTCATGAAAGATCTTGGAATGAACATGGTCTTCGCACCGGTTTTGGACTTGTTGTTTTCCAAAACAAATCCAGTGATTGGCTACAGAAGTTATGGAAATGATCCTGAAATAGTGGCACAAATGGGAAAAGCAGCGATTCATGGATACAAAATAGCTGGTTTGTACTCCTGCGCAAAACACTTTCCTGGTCATGGCAGAAGTTGTCAAGATAGCCACGAGGATTTGAGCGTGATCGATGTACTTTGTCTCTTTCAGAAAACTTGA
- a CDS encoding FtsW/RodA/SpoVE family cell cycle protein produces MPWENRRIDIFIPIIVALLMIIGLFAIYSATRDYGIMFVRKQILWDILGLAALFLTMLLRERDLHRLSWVLYVLCIFSLVLVLLFGTVSGGARRWFDLRIGYFQPSELAKMCVILVTATLLVNASTKHMFFSLLTTGTLALLVAIEPDLGTAILITMLWFVIVFCSRIPLKIILIILIFFIALMPLLYFFGLKDYQRERIISFLSPSMYKQSSAYNVTQSLHTIGSGGLLGRGYLKGLSTNWGYVPKNHTDFIVSVIGEEFGFLGIGICVVLYALLTFRIANAIRLAKNEFWQLVNVGIMAMFVLQVFVNMGMAMGLTPVTGVPLPFVSYGGSSTLFFCVQLGVVEKSYAVGRAGKEMEGGQLW; encoded by the coding sequence ATGCCTTGGGAAAACAGAAGGATTGACATTTTCATACCCATAATAGTGGCTCTCCTAATGATAATAGGTCTTTTTGCGATATACAGTGCCACCAGAGATTATGGAATTATGTTTGTGAGAAAGCAGATACTTTGGGATATACTGGGTCTGGCTGCATTATTTTTGACGATGTTACTCAGAGAAAGGGATTTACACAGACTCTCTTGGGTTTTATACGTACTCTGTATCTTCAGTCTTGTGCTTGTTCTTCTCTTTGGTACAGTTTCCGGAGGTGCTCGGCGTTGGTTCGATTTGAGAATTGGTTATTTTCAGCCATCAGAGCTCGCGAAGATGTGTGTAATTCTTGTTACTGCAACACTGTTGGTGAATGCTTCAACAAAACATATGTTTTTTTCACTATTGACTACTGGTACACTTGCTTTACTTGTGGCGATTGAACCAGATCTTGGTACGGCGATCTTGATCACCATGTTGTGGTTTGTTATTGTCTTTTGTTCACGGATTCCGTTGAAAATTATACTCATAATCTTGATTTTTTTTATCGCGCTGATGCCTTTATTGTATTTCTTTGGGCTTAAAGATTATCAGAGAGAAAGGATCATCTCATTTCTATCTCCATCGATGTACAAGCAGAGTAGTGCTTACAACGTCACTCAATCACTCCACACGATTGGTTCTGGTGGTTTATTGGGAAGAGGTTATTTAAAAGGCCTTTCGACGAACTGGGGATATGTGCCAAAAAATCACACAGATTTCATAGTATCAGTCATAGGAGAAGAATTTGGTTTCTTGGGTATCGGTATCTGTGTCGTTCTCTATGCTCTACTGACTTTTAGAATAGCCAACGCGATAAGACTCGCAAAGAATGAATTTTGGCAGCTCGTAAATGTTGGTATCATGGCGATGTTTGTTTTACAAGTTTTTGTAAACATGGGCATGGCAATGGGATTGACACCGGTGACTGGTGTTCCATTACCTTTCGTGAGTTATGGTGGTTCTTCGACACTATTCTTTTGCGTACAACTTGGGGTTGTTGAAAAATCTTACGCGGTGGGTAGAGCCGGTAAGGAGATGGAAGGAGGTCAATTGTGGTAA
- a CDS encoding ROK family transcriptional regulator: protein MINSIQHKILKSLSMKPSTAQNIGTELGVDESTISRNLRFLLNCGIILVKDYLPASSSGGRKSRLLSLNPEWLKIVGLSVEQGEICTVQVDFVANRYSTQKKTVNINSDNFEKILCEIINTNKDSNAISIAVPGIINSSKGRIIFSQALCLKDFSVNSITGMPFMILNDANAAAACYLNDARNVVYFLFAIPYDLSKPVGLGAGIVINGSLYEGSNSSAGELGEGVPLTSLRGLTIEDLEKNREVLLRDQRSLDEFKQHISFKIATAVNLVDPELFILGGDFYLLDDTIIRDIINKVEEQVTLRKIKKINWKLDTNGSKTVAFGSVIAFLKKFFDDLDFANFVIQNRGC from the coding sequence TTGATCAACTCAATTCAGCATAAAATACTCAAGTCCCTCAGTATGAAGCCTTCTACTGCGCAGAATATTGGAACCGAACTCGGTGTGGATGAGTCAACAATTTCAAGAAATCTTAGATTTCTCCTAAATTGTGGAATTATCCTTGTCAAGGACTATTTACCCGCAAGTAGTTCAGGTGGTAGAAAGTCGCGATTGTTATCACTGAATCCAGAGTGGTTGAAAATAGTTGGTCTGTCTGTAGAACAGGGAGAAATTTGCACAGTTCAGGTTGATTTTGTTGCCAATCGATATTCGACTCAGAAAAAAACTGTAAATATCAATTCTGATAATTTTGAAAAAATACTCTGCGAAATAATAAACACGAACAAGGATTCAAATGCCATTTCCATTGCAGTACCTGGAATTATAAATTCATCGAAAGGACGAATAATCTTCTCTCAGGCACTGTGCCTTAAAGACTTTTCCGTTAATAGCATCACAGGAATGCCATTCATGATCTTGAACGATGCAAATGCTGCAGCTGCATGTTATTTGAATGATGCGAGGAATGTTGTGTATTTTCTCTTTGCGATACCATATGATCTTTCAAAACCAGTCGGTCTCGGTGCAGGAATAGTGATCAATGGATCTTTGTACGAAGGAAGTAACAGTTCTGCAGGTGAACTCGGCGAAGGCGTACCGTTGACCAGTTTACGTGGACTAACTATTGAAGACTTAGAAAAAAACAGAGAGGTGCTTTTGAGAGATCAGAGAAGTCTTGACGAGTTTAAACAACATATATCTTTCAAAATAGCTACCGCAGTGAATCTCGTTGATCCAGAACTCTTTATTCTTGGTGGAGATTTCTACCTACTTGACGACACGATTATTCGGGACATTATCAACAAGGTCGAAGAACAGGTCACTTTGAGGAAAATCAAAAAGATCAACTGGAAACTTGATACAAATGGCTCAAAGACAGTTGCGTTTGGTTCTGTAATAGCCTTTCTTAAAAAATTTTTTGATGATCTTGATTTTGCCAATTTTGTTATACAAAACAGAGGGTGTTGA